From Panicum hallii strain FIL2 chromosome 2, PHallii_v3.1, whole genome shotgun sequence, a single genomic window includes:
- the LOC112879333 gene encoding glucan endo-1,3-beta-glucosidase 5, translating to MAARAAALLAAILLGGLGAARRADAAIGVNWGTVSSHRSPPGVVVDLMRANRISKVKLFDADPGVLRALAGSGIQVMVGVTNGELASIAGSQAAADAWVAQNVSRYVGRGGVDIRYIAVGNEPFLTSYQGQFESYIIPAMTNIQQSLVKANLASYVKLVVPCNADAYESASVPSQGVFRAELTQIMTQLAAFLSSSGAPFIVNIYPFLSLYQNSDFPQDYAFFEGSTHPLVDGPNVYYNAFDGNFDTLVSALGKIGYGNLPIAIGEIGWPTEGAPSANLTAARAFNQGLINRITSNKGTPLRPGVPPADVYLFSLLDEEQKSILPGNFERHWGIFSFDGQAKYPLNLGLGNSVLKNAKEVPYLPSRWCVANPARNLDSVSDHMKLACSMADCTTLYYGGSCYGIGQKGNVSYAFNSYYQQQKQDPNSCDFGGLGMITYLDPSMGECRFLVGVDDNKSSSAASCGTGCCGVCCGLWVLAFWVFMYLRMMDLA from the exons ATGGCCGCCCGTGCCGCCGCACTGCTTGCTGCCATCCTCCTGGGGGGCCTCGGCGCCGCGCGGCGGGCCGACGCGGCGATCGGGGTGAACTGGGGCACCGTCTCGTCGCACCGCTCGCCGCCGGGCGTGGTGGTGGACCTGATGCGCGCGAACCGGATCAGCAAGGTCAAGCTCTTCGACGCTGACCCGGGCGtgctgcgcgcgctcgccggcagCGGCATCCAGGTCATGGTCGGCGTCACCAACGGCGAGCTCGCAAGCATCGCGGGGTCGCAGGCGGCCGCCGATGCCTGGGTCGCGCAGAACGTGTCGCGGTAcgtcggccgcggcggcgtggACATCCG ATATATTGCTGTGGGCAATGAGCCTTTCCTGACAAGCTACCAGGGTCAATTTGAATCATATATCATTCCAGCAATGACAAATATTCAGCAATCACTGGTGAAAGCTAATCTTGCTAGTTACGTAAAGCTAGTAGTCCCCTGCAATGCAGATGCGTATGAGAGTGCTTCTGTTCCATCCCAAGGAGTATTCAGGGCTGAATTGACTCAGATAATGACCCAGTTGGCTGCTTTTCTGAGTTCTAGTGGGGCTCCATTCATCGTCAATATCTACCCGTTCCTCAGTCTTTATCAAAATTCAGATTTCCCACAAGATTATGCCTTCTTTGAGGGATCTACTCACCCACTAGTAGATGGACCGAATGTGTATTACAATGCATTTGACGGGAACTTTGACACATTAGTTTCTGCTCTTGGTAAAATCGGCTATGGGAACTTACCGATCGCAATTGGTGAGATAGGTTGGCCAACTGAGGGAGCACCAAGTGCAAACTTAACTGCAGCCAGGGCATTCAATCAAGGGCTTATCAATCGTATTACAAGCAACAAGGGAACTCCACTCCGACCAGGTGTCCCTCCAGCTGATGTCTATCTTTTCAGCCTCCTCGATGAGGAGCAGAAGAGCATACTGCCAGGAAATTTTGAGCGACATTGGGGGATCTTCTCCTTTGATGGACAAGCCAAGTACCCACTGAATCTTGGGCTGGGCAATTCTGTATTGAAGAATGCTAAAGAGGTTCCTTACCTTCCATCACGGTGGTGTGTGGCAAACCCTGCTCGAAATCTCGACAGCGTGTCTGATCACATGAAGCTTGCTTGCAGCATGGCTGATTGCACCACTCTGTACTATGGAGGTTCATGTTACGGCATTGGCCAGAAGGGCAACGTTTCATATGCTTTCAACAGCTATTATCAGCAGCAAAAACAAGACCCGAACAGCTGTGATTTTGGTGGGCTTGGTATGATAACCTACCTCGATCCATCGATGGGCGAATGCCGCTTTCTTGTTGGTGTTGATGACAATAAGAGTTCTTCAGCTGCCTCCTGTGGCACTGGATGCTGCGGGGTCTGTTGTGGGCTGTGGGTGTTAGCTTTCTGGGTTTTCATGTACCTTAGAATGATGGATTTGGCCTAA